In the genome of Rhodamnia argentea isolate NSW1041297 chromosome 3, ASM2092103v1, whole genome shotgun sequence, one region contains:
- the LOC115757595 gene encoding plastidal glycolate/glycerate translocator 1, chloroplastic: MPDLILDFRVEIPYGPNLISNILPSFSVVHTNSTLQERPAPDNSQKDGSSLSLSLSKNSPPLPRFLAMAIISATLHHSPSRLFNHHRRHWEKPFSSSSLISPSCAGRIQSFASSRLVCSDGQSADKSPSLEKSCSGIRNDSGFSARFLQMGVEKTCSDRTLLVKSASADSGGTSAISQKAFGVLHLVVSLGIILAMDKFLKKAFVAAAIKFPSALFGMFCIFSVLMILDLTVPAAATGLMSFFEPALLFIQRWLPLFYVPSLVVLPLAVKDIPAASGLKICFILVGGWLASLSVAGYTAIAVRKLVKTEMTDAEPMAKPSPFSSLELWTWSGIFVISFIAAFLYPTALGTNAKTCLPFLLASTVIGFMVGSGLPSGVKKIFHPIICCALSADLAALAFGYLSKSGLNPVLGYYLTKASANPGAGDILMGFLGSVILSFAFSMFKQRKLVKRHAAEIFTSVIVSTIFSLYSTALAGRLVGLEPTLTVSILPRCITVALALSIVSLFEGANSSVTAAVVVATGLVGANFVQVMLDRLNFRDPIARGIATASSAHGLGTAALSAKEPEALPFCAIAYALTGIFGSLICSVPAVRQSLIAIVG; this comes from the exons ATGCCCGATTTGATTTTAGATTTCA gggtcgaaatccCATATGGTCCAAATCTCATCTCCAATATTTTACCTTCATTCTCTGTAGTCCATACAAACTCAACTCTCCAAGAAAGGCCCGCACCAGATAACAGCCAAAAAGAtggttcctctctctccctctccctctccaagAATTCCCCGCCACTTCCTCGGTTTCTTGCCATGGCGATTATCTCAGCCACACTCCACCACTCACCCTCCCGTCTTTTCAATCACCACCGCAGACACTGGGAGAAGCCCTTTTCTTCAAGTTCGCTCATTTCGCCTTCTTGCGCCGGAAGAATCCAATCGTTCGCATCGTCACGACTCGTTTGTAGCGATGGCCAATCCGCCGATAAGAGTCCCAGTTTGGAGAAATCATGTTCCGGAATCAGAAACGATTCTGGGTTCTCTGCCAGGTTCTTGCAAATGGGTGTTGAGAAAACCTGCTCTGATCGAACACTTCTGGTGAAGTCAGCGAGTGCAGACAGTGGTGGCACTTCCGCAATCTCTCAAAag GCCTTTGGGGTGTTGCATTTGGTCGTCTCGCTGGGGATAATCCTTGCAATGGATAAGTTCTTGAAGAAAGCGTTTGTCGCGGCGGCGATCAAGTTCCCGAGTGCTCTGTTCGGAATGTTCTGCATATTCTCTGTTCTGATGATTCTTGATTTAACAGTGCCCGCCGCAGCCACCGGTTTGATGAGCTTCTTTGAGCCGGCGCTCTTGTTCATACAGAGGTGGCTTCCACTGTTTTATGTTCCATCTCTGGTGGTTTTGCCTCTTGCTGTTAAGGACATTCCTGCGGCTTCAGGGCTCAAAATTTGCTTTATTTTGG TTGGAGGATGGTTGGCTTCACTTTCTGTAGCTGGTTATACTGCGATTGCAGTAAGAAAACTTGTTAAGACAGAGATGACGGATGCTGAGCCAATGGCGAAACCTTCACCATTTTCGTCACTTGAATTGTGGACTTGGAGTGGTATTTTTGTTATATCATTCATTGCAGCATTTTTGTACCCAACTGCTCTAGGAACCAATGCCAAAACATGCCTTCCTTTCCTCCTGGCATCCACCGTGATAGGCTTCATGGTTGGTTCTGG GTTGCCATCTGgtgtgaagaaaattttccatccaaTTATTTGCTGTGCATTGTCGGCAGACCTGGCAGCACTTGCATTTGGGTACCTTTCGAAGTCTGGACTGAATCCTGTCCTAG GATACTACCTTACAAAGGCATCTGCCAATCCTGGAGCTGGTGACATTCTAATGGGATTCTTGGGATCTGTAATTCTCTCCTTTGCGTTCTCCATGTTCAAGCAGAGAAAG CTTGTTAAGAGACATGCAGCTGAAATTTTCACGTCGGTGATCGTCTCAACAATTTTCTCTTTGTACTCAACTGCTTTAGCAGGACGACTTGTTGGACTAGAACCAACTTTGACGGTGTCGATTCTGCCTCGATGTATTACTGTGGCATTGGCCCTGAGCATCGTGTCTCTATTTGAAG GCGCCAATTCATCTGTCACAGCTGCTGTGGTGGTGGCAACGGGTTTAGTTGGAGCAAACTTTGTGCAAGTGATGCTGGATAGACTTAATTTTCGCGATCCTATTGCCCGAGGAATAGCTACTGCATCGAG TGCCCACGGATTGGGAACAGCAGCATTGTCGGCAAAAGAACCTGAGGCTCTCCCTTTCTGTGCCATTGCCTACGCTCTGACCGGCATCTTCGGCTCCTTGATTTGCTCGGTTCCTGCCGTCAGGCAAAGCTTGATTGCGATAGTCGGCTGA
- the LOC115757583 gene encoding protein BASIC PENTACYSTEINE7, with protein sequence MGTYSNRGHIMPDANSGPSLSHIAWFYGSGFFPSPKVSSGPSSQAQLNPEDGLPAPPIRTVASSTEPAKSNNPGTKSAKPKKRKPSAKESDQITSKVLKQKQPRKKQSSGKGKGQSFPEAKREKKDLNMNIDLTNFDFSGVPSPYCSCTGIARVCYKWGAGGWQSSCCTISVSEYPLPMSSSRPGVRLAGRKMSNGAYVKLLVRLASEGYDLTHPVDLKDHWARHGTNKFVTIK encoded by the coding sequence ATGGGGACATACTCAAATAGAGGCCATATCATGCCTGATGCTAACAGTGGACCGTCCCTTTCGCATATTGCCTGGTTCTATGGGAGtggatttttcccttctccaaAAGTCAGCTCAGGTCCTTCCTCACAAGCCCAATTGAACCCAGAAGATGGTCTCCCTGCACCTCCGATTCGTACAGTTGCTTCATCAACTGAGCCCGCAAAGAGCAACAACCCTGGAACAAAATCTGCAAAACCTAAGAAACGTAAGCCCTCTGCAAAAGAATCTGATCAGATTACATCCAAGGTATTGAAGCAAAAGCAACCCAGGAAGAAACAAAGTTCTGGAAAAGGAAAGGGACAGAGCTTCCCAGAAGCAAAACGGGAAAAGAAGGATCTGAACATGAACATTGATTTAACCAACTTCGATTTCTCTGGGGTGCCTTCCCCTTATTGCTCTTGCACTGGAATCGCTCGAGTCTGCTACAAATGGGGGGCTGGTGGGTGGCAATCTTCGTGTTGCACCATCAGCGTATCTGAATACCCGCTCCCAATGAGTTCATCGAGGCCTGGTGTTCGCTTGGCTGGGCGGAAGATGAGCAATGGAGCATATGTGAAGCTCTTAGTAAGATTAGCTTCAGAAGGTTACGATCTGACTCATCCAGTTGATTTGAAGGATCACTGGGCAAGACACGGTACTAATAAGTTTGTCACCATCAAGTAG
- the LOC115757582 gene encoding phosphoribulokinase, chloroplastic: MAVCTVYTTQSLHSTSSISTPSKTHLGFNQKKQILFYNSGKRVANRGITTVPWVIRCSGDTVVIGLAADSGCGKSTFMRRLTSVFGGAAEPPKGGNPDSNTLISDTTTVICLDDYHSLDRTGRKEKGVTALDPRANDFDLMYEQVKALKEGKAVDKPIYNHVTGLLDPPELTKPPKILVIEGLHPMFDQRVRDLLDFSIYLDISNEVKFAWKIQRDMAERGHSLESIKASIEARKPDFEAYIDPQKQYADAVIEVLPTRLIPGDNEGKILRVKLIMKEGVKYFSPVYLFDEGSTISWIPCGRKLTCSYPGIKFTYGPETYFGHEVSVLEMDGQFDRLDELIYVESHLSNLSSKFYGEVTQQMLKHSEFPGSNNGTGLFQTIVGLKIRDLYEQITASKAAAPLEATKA; this comes from the exons ATGGCAGTTTGTACAGTCTACACTACCCAATCCCTCCACTCAACAAGCTCAATCTCCACACCCTCCAAGACCCACTTGGGGTTCAACCAGAAGAAGCAAATCTTGTTCTACAACAGTGGCAAGAGGGTCGCCAACAGGGGCATCACCACAGTCCCATGGGTGATCAGGTGCTCTGGGGACACGGTGGTGATTGGCCTAGCAGCTGACTCGGGCTGCGGCAAGAGCACCTTCATGAGGAGGCTGACCAGCGTGTTCGGGGGCGCCGCCGAGCCGCCGAAGGGAGGCAACCCGGACTCGAACACCCTCATCAGCGACACGACCACCGTGATATGCCTCGACGACTACCATTCCCTGGACAGGACTGGGAGGAAAGAGAAGGGAGTGACCGCACTTGACCCAAGGGCCAACGACTTTGATCTCATGTACGAACAGGTTAAGGCATTGAAGGAAGGCAAGGCTGTGGATAAGCCTATCTATAACCACGTCACTGGCCTCTTGGACCCTCCTGAGCTCACCAAGCCTCCCAAGATCCTGGTCATTGAGGGACTTCACCCAAT GTTCGACCAGCGTGTTAGGGACTTGCTGGACTTCAGCATATATTTGGACATCAGCAATGAGGTCAAATTTGCATGGAAAATTCAG AGGGACATGGCCGAGAGAGGACACAGTCTCGAGAGCATCAAAGCCAGCATTGAAGCCCGAAAGCCAGATTTCGAAGCCTATATAG ACCCACAAAAGCAGTATGCAGACGCAGTGATTGAAGTGTTGCCGACACGGCTAATCCCTGGTGATAATGAAGGAAAGATTCTTAGAGTAAAGTTGATAATGAAAGAGGGTGTCAAGTATTTCAGCCCGGTTTACCTGTTCGATGAAGGCTCGACCATCTCTTGGATCCCATGTGGAAGAAAGCTCACTTGCTCTTACCCCGGTATCAAGTTCACTTATGGCCCCGAGACTTACTTCGGTCACGAG GTGTCTGTGTTGGAGATGGATGGGCAATTTGACAGACTAGATGAGCTCATCTATGTGGAAAGCCATCTGAGCAACCTCTCCTCGAAATTCTATGGTGAGGTCACCCAGCAGATGCTGAAGCACTCCGAATTCCCCGGAAGCAACAATGGCACAGGTCTCTTCCAGACCATCGTCGGGCTAAAAATCAGAGACCTCTATGAGCAAATCACAGCCAGCAAAGCAGCCGCACCATTAGAAGCCACTAAAGCTTAG